From a single Larimichthys crocea isolate SSNF chromosome XIII, L_crocea_2.0, whole genome shotgun sequence genomic region:
- the tekt2 gene encoding tektin-2, with amino-acid sequence MSALPAKPGLRHNVSEWNSNNHQLSDTAEHERYVSNVIRQEGRSLRNETNCKTTWDESDTSRRLSDRVWDVARWKDTLEICAQKVDEEMEALTLSKEQTEQALAATAVPLEVSSECLTLRDGRRGYELVTDPVHEQLRKEVELIERVQQVLQQHIDKAFEQLCVLQEARHQLTADLQNKMDALDIDMTCLSLTKKSPQISLKTNPTRIPPGSSTPQEWVQFSQYNVACAEEAMHLSQQMREDTSLTRAQLQNELDTQRRATEFALRKRNHHEEQARDELEWQIKNTEDEMAEMESDIHGLDADLQAKTASLKLAHTRLENRTNRPGMDLCRDEVQHGLVDEVHQLEATIMALKQKLSEAQHSLQKMKLHHSRMLQDLSRKQEALSLEQRSMNTRTRLKSPSCTDKTPVLLVPLTNSSGRSNLQLLAQ; translated from the exons ATGTCTGCACTTCCTGCGAAGCCTGGCCTGCGCCACAATGTGTCAGAGTGGAACAGCAACAACCACCAACTGTCTGACACCGCAGAGCATGAGCGATATGTGTCTAATGTGATCCGGCAGGAAGGGAGGTCACTACGCAACGAGACCAACTGTAAG ACAACCTGGGATGAAAGCGACACCTCTCGCAGGCTGAGCGACCGGGTCTGGGATGTTGCTCGCTGGAAAGACACGCTAGAGATCTGTGCACAGAAAGTGGATGAGGAGATGGAGGCTCTGACGCTG TCAAAGGAGCAAACCGAGCAGGCGCTCGCTGCGACTGCCGTTCCCCTGGAAGTCAGCAGTGAATGCTTGACGCTGCGTGACGGACGGCGAGGGTACGAGCTCGTCACTGACCCCGTCCACGAGCAGCTGAGGAAAGAAGTGGAGCTGATTGAAAGAGTGCAGCAGGTTCTGCAGCAGCACATAGACAAGGCCTTCGAGCAGCTGTG TGTTTTGCAGGAGGCTCGACATCAACTGACCGCTGACCTCCAAAACAAGATGGACGCGCTGGACATTGATATGACCTGCCTGTCACTTACAAAAAAGTCACCGCAGATATCCCTGAAGACCAACCCGACTCGCATACCACCAGG TTCATCCACCCCTCAGGAGTGGGTCCAGTTCAGCCAGTATAATGTGGCTTGTGCCGAGGAGGCCATGCACTTGTCCCAGCAAATGAGAGAGGACACGAGTCTCACCAGAGCCCAG CTGCAGAATGAGTTGGACACTCAGCGCAGAGCCACAGAGTTTGCTCTCCGTAAGCGTAATCACCATGAAGAGCAGGCACGCGACGAGCTGGAGTGGCAGATAAAAAAT ACTGAAGATGAAATGGCAGAAATGGAGAGCGACATCCACGGACTGGATGCAGATCTGCAGGCGAAGACGGCCTCCCTGAAACTGGCTCACACCCGATTGGAGAACAGGACCAACAGACCTGGCATGGACCTGTGCAGAGACgag gTGCAACACGGCCTTGTTGATGAAGTCCATCAGCTGGAGGCAACAATCATGGCGCTGAAACAGAAACTTTCCGAGGCTCA ACACTCTCTGCAGAAGATGAAGCTCCATCACTCTCGCATGCTGCAGGATCTTTCCAGAAAACAGGAAGCTCTGTCT